A part of Stegostoma tigrinum isolate sSteTig4 chromosome 6, sSteTig4.hap1, whole genome shotgun sequence genomic DNA contains:
- the LOC125453566 gene encoding regucalcin-like isoform X4, which translates to MACVKVECVVRDKYRIGEAPVWEEKHSSLLYVDITGQKVCRWNAVTKQVKEVHVDAPVGSAVPRRSGGYVLAIGKSFAFLDWEKQTITEIASVDPDKVNNRFNDGKVDPAGRFFAGTMAMETRPAEVERHQGSVYSLQADHSVVKHFDQVDISNGLDWSPDHTVFYYIDSLSFAIDAFDYDLQSGKISNRRLVYRLEKEEAIPDGQCIDAEGKLWVACYNGGRVLRIDPETGKRIQAVKLPVDKTTSCCFGGKDYSELYVTSAADAMDEEWIRRQPEAGSIFKITGLGVKGIPPYSYAG; encoded by the exons ATGGCTTGCGTTAAGGTCGAGTGTGTCGTGAGGGATAAGTACAGAATTGGAGAGGCCCCAGTTTGGGAAGAAAAACACAGTTCTCTTCTCTATGTGGATATCACTGGTCAGAAGGTGTGCAGATGGAATGCAGTCACAAAACAAGTGAAGGAAGTACATGTTG ATGCCCCTGTTGGATCTGCAGTCCCTCGAAGGTCAGGGGGTTATGTTCTGGCCATTGGAAAAAGCTTTGCCTTCCTAGACTGGGAAAAGCAAACAATTACTGAAATTGCTTCAGTTGACCCAGATAAAGTAAATAACCGATTTAATGATGGCAAAGTGGACCCTGCTGGACGTTTCTTTGCAG GGACCATGGCAATGGAGACTCGGCCAGCTGAGGTAGAAAGGCACCAGGGATCAGTGTACTCTCTGCAAGCAGATCACTCTGTGGTTAAGCATTTTGATCAAGTGGACATTTCAAATGGTCTGGATTGGTCCCCAGATCACACAGTTTTCTATTATATTGACAGTTTATCATTCGCTATTGATGCATTTGACTATGACCTGCAGTCAGGAAAGATCT CAAATCGAAGACTTGTGTACAGGCTTGAAAAGGAGGAGGCTATTCCTGATGGGCAGTGCATAGATGCAGAGGGAAAACTTTGGGTTGCCTGCTACAATGGTGGAAGAGTCCTTCGTATTGATCCTGAAACTG GTAAACGAATCCAGGCAGTGAAGCTGCCTGTTGACAAGACTACATCGTGTTGCTTTGGGGGAAAAGATTACTCTGAACTTTATGTAACGTCAGCTGCAGATGCAATGGACGAGGAGTGGATTAGAAGACAGCCAGAAGCAGGTAGCATTTTTAAG ATTACTGGGCTTGGAGTGAAAGGAATTCCACCATATTCATATGCTGGATAA
- the LOC125453566 gene encoding regucalcin-like isoform X1, with protein sequence MTDFCIVNNYVKPLLYPSLLSVAQNIHFLVWSPWNASCLFYFPAWDNEANAVPSLLLQLRYIHSGNKISRIKQIQEMACVKVECVVRDKYRIGEAPVWEEKHSSLLYVDITGQKVCRWNAVTKQVKEVHVDAPVGSAVPRRSGGYVLAIGKSFAFLDWEKQTITEIASVDPDKVNNRFNDGKVDPAGRFFAGTMAMETRPAEVERHQGSVYSLQADHSVVKHFDQVDISNGLDWSPDHTVFYYIDSLSFAIDAFDYDLQSGKISNRRLVYRLEKEEAIPDGQCIDAEGKLWVACYNGGRVLRIDPETGKRIQAVKLPVDKTTSCCFGGKDYSELYVTSAADAMDEEWIRRQPEAGSIFKITGLGVKGIPPYSYAG encoded by the exons ATGACTGACTTCTGCATTGTTAACAATTATGTCAAACCTCTCCTGTATCCATCACTGTTGAGCGTGGCCCAGAACATCCACTTTCTAGTCTGGAGTCCCTGGAACGCgagttgtttgttttatttcccaGCCTGGGACAATGAAGCAAATGCAGTTCCCTCCCTGTTGTTGCAACTAAGATACATTCACTCTGGAAACAAAATATCACGAATTAAACAGATTCAG GAAATGGCTTGCGTTAAGGTCGAGTGTGTCGTGAGGGATAAGTACAGAATTGGAGAGGCCCCAGTTTGGGAAGAAAAACACAGTTCTCTTCTCTATGTGGATATCACTGGTCAGAAGGTGTGCAGATGGAATGCAGTCACAAAACAAGTGAAGGAAGTACATGTTG ATGCCCCTGTTGGATCTGCAGTCCCTCGAAGGTCAGGGGGTTATGTTCTGGCCATTGGAAAAAGCTTTGCCTTCCTAGACTGGGAAAAGCAAACAATTACTGAAATTGCTTCAGTTGACCCAGATAAAGTAAATAACCGATTTAATGATGGCAAAGTGGACCCTGCTGGACGTTTCTTTGCAG GGACCATGGCAATGGAGACTCGGCCAGCTGAGGTAGAAAGGCACCAGGGATCAGTGTACTCTCTGCAAGCAGATCACTCTGTGGTTAAGCATTTTGATCAAGTGGACATTTCAAATGGTCTGGATTGGTCCCCAGATCACACAGTTTTCTATTATATTGACAGTTTATCATTCGCTATTGATGCATTTGACTATGACCTGCAGTCAGGAAAGATCT CAAATCGAAGACTTGTGTACAGGCTTGAAAAGGAGGAGGCTATTCCTGATGGGCAGTGCATAGATGCAGAGGGAAAACTTTGGGTTGCCTGCTACAATGGTGGAAGAGTCCTTCGTATTGATCCTGAAACTG GTAAACGAATCCAGGCAGTGAAGCTGCCTGTTGACAAGACTACATCGTGTTGCTTTGGGGGAAAAGATTACTCTGAACTTTATGTAACGTCAGCTGCAGATGCAATGGACGAGGAGTGGATTAGAAGACAGCCAGAAGCAGGTAGCATTTTTAAG ATTACTGGGCTTGGAGTGAAAGGAATTCCACCATATTCATATGCTGGATAA
- the LOC125453566 gene encoding regucalcin-like isoform X2 yields the protein MTDFCIVNNYVKPLLYPSLLSVAQNIHFLVWSPWNASCLFYFPAWDNEANAVPSLLLQLRYIHSGNKISRIKQIQEMACVKVECVVRDKYRIGEAPVWEEKHSSLLYVDITGQKVCRWNAVTKQVKEVHVGTMAMETRPAEVERHQGSVYSLQADHSVVKHFDQVDISNGLDWSPDHTVFYYIDSLSFAIDAFDYDLQSGKISNRRLVYRLEKEEAIPDGQCIDAEGKLWVACYNGGRVLRIDPETGKRIQAVKLPVDKTTSCCFGGKDYSELYVTSAADAMDEEWIRRQPEAGSIFKITGLGVKGIPPYSYAG from the exons ATGACTGACTTCTGCATTGTTAACAATTATGTCAAACCTCTCCTGTATCCATCACTGTTGAGCGTGGCCCAGAACATCCACTTTCTAGTCTGGAGTCCCTGGAACGCgagttgtttgttttatttcccaGCCTGGGACAATGAAGCAAATGCAGTTCCCTCCCTGTTGTTGCAACTAAGATACATTCACTCTGGAAACAAAATATCACGAATTAAACAGATTCAG GAAATGGCTTGCGTTAAGGTCGAGTGTGTCGTGAGGGATAAGTACAGAATTGGAGAGGCCCCAGTTTGGGAAGAAAAACACAGTTCTCTTCTCTATGTGGATATCACTGGTCAGAAGGTGTGCAGATGGAATGCAGTCACAAAACAAGTGAAGGAAGTACATGTTG GGACCATGGCAATGGAGACTCGGCCAGCTGAGGTAGAAAGGCACCAGGGATCAGTGTACTCTCTGCAAGCAGATCACTCTGTGGTTAAGCATTTTGATCAAGTGGACATTTCAAATGGTCTGGATTGGTCCCCAGATCACACAGTTTTCTATTATATTGACAGTTTATCATTCGCTATTGATGCATTTGACTATGACCTGCAGTCAGGAAAGATCT CAAATCGAAGACTTGTGTACAGGCTTGAAAAGGAGGAGGCTATTCCTGATGGGCAGTGCATAGATGCAGAGGGAAAACTTTGGGTTGCCTGCTACAATGGTGGAAGAGTCCTTCGTATTGATCCTGAAACTG GTAAACGAATCCAGGCAGTGAAGCTGCCTGTTGACAAGACTACATCGTGTTGCTTTGGGGGAAAAGATTACTCTGAACTTTATGTAACGTCAGCTGCAGATGCAATGGACGAGGAGTGGATTAGAAGACAGCCAGAAGCAGGTAGCATTTTTAAG ATTACTGGGCTTGGAGTGAAAGGAATTCCACCATATTCATATGCTGGATAA
- the LOC125453566 gene encoding regucalcin-like isoform X3, protein MEMACVKVECVVRDKYRIGEAPVWEEKHSSLLYVDITGQKVCRWNAVTKQVKEVHVDAPVGSAVPRRSGGYVLAIGKSFAFLDWEKQTITEIASVDPDKVNNRFNDGKVDPAGRFFAGTMAMETRPAEVERHQGSVYSLQADHSVVKHFDQVDISNGLDWSPDHTVFYYIDSLSFAIDAFDYDLQSGKISNRRLVYRLEKEEAIPDGQCIDAEGKLWVACYNGGRVLRIDPETGKRIQAVKLPVDKTTSCCFGGKDYSELYVTSAADAMDEEWIRRQPEAGSIFKITGLGVKGIPPYSYAG, encoded by the exons atg GAAATGGCTTGCGTTAAGGTCGAGTGTGTCGTGAGGGATAAGTACAGAATTGGAGAGGCCCCAGTTTGGGAAGAAAAACACAGTTCTCTTCTCTATGTGGATATCACTGGTCAGAAGGTGTGCAGATGGAATGCAGTCACAAAACAAGTGAAGGAAGTACATGTTG ATGCCCCTGTTGGATCTGCAGTCCCTCGAAGGTCAGGGGGTTATGTTCTGGCCATTGGAAAAAGCTTTGCCTTCCTAGACTGGGAAAAGCAAACAATTACTGAAATTGCTTCAGTTGACCCAGATAAAGTAAATAACCGATTTAATGATGGCAAAGTGGACCCTGCTGGACGTTTCTTTGCAG GGACCATGGCAATGGAGACTCGGCCAGCTGAGGTAGAAAGGCACCAGGGATCAGTGTACTCTCTGCAAGCAGATCACTCTGTGGTTAAGCATTTTGATCAAGTGGACATTTCAAATGGTCTGGATTGGTCCCCAGATCACACAGTTTTCTATTATATTGACAGTTTATCATTCGCTATTGATGCATTTGACTATGACCTGCAGTCAGGAAAGATCT CAAATCGAAGACTTGTGTACAGGCTTGAAAAGGAGGAGGCTATTCCTGATGGGCAGTGCATAGATGCAGAGGGAAAACTTTGGGTTGCCTGCTACAATGGTGGAAGAGTCCTTCGTATTGATCCTGAAACTG GTAAACGAATCCAGGCAGTGAAGCTGCCTGTTGACAAGACTACATCGTGTTGCTTTGGGGGAAAAGATTACTCTGAACTTTATGTAACGTCAGCTGCAGATGCAATGGACGAGGAGTGGATTAGAAGACAGCCAGAAGCAGGTAGCATTTTTAAG ATTACTGGGCTTGGAGTGAAAGGAATTCCACCATATTCATATGCTGGATAA